From Desmodus rotundus isolate HL8 chromosome 10, HLdesRot8A.1, whole genome shotgun sequence, one genomic window encodes:
- the NARS1 gene encoding asparagine--tRNA ligase, cytoplasmic isoform X1 has protein sequence MSLEVTEAAARMVLAELYVSDREGNDATGDGTKEKPFKTGLKALMTVGREPFPTIYVDSQKENERWDVISKSQMKNIKKMWHREQMKSESREKKEAEDNLRREKNLEEAKKITIKNDPSLPEPKCVKIHALEGYRGQRVKVFGWVHRLRRQGKNLMFLVLRDGTGYLQCVLSDDLCQCYNGVVLSTESSVAVYGMLNLTPKGKQAPGGHELSCDFWELIGLAPAGGADNLINEESDVDVQLNHRHMMIRGENMSKILRARSVVTRCFRDHFFDRGYCEVTPPTLVQTQVEGGATLFKLDYFGEEAFLTQSSQLYLETCLPALGDVFCIAQSYRAEQSRTRRHLAEYTHVEAECPFLTFEELLNRLEDLVCDVVDRVLKSPVASVVYDLNPNFKPPKRPFKRMNYSDAIVWLKEHNIKKEDGTFYEFGEDIPEAPERLMTDTINEPILLCRFPVEIKSFYMQRCPEDSCLTESVDVLMPNVGEIVGGSMRIWDSEEILAGYKREGIDPTPYYWYTDQRKYGTCPHGGYGLGLERFLTWILNRYHIRDVCLYPRFVQRCKP, from the exons ATGTCCTTGGAGGTGACAGAGGCAGCTGCGAGGATGGTACTAG CAGAACTGTACGTCTCGGATCGAGAGGGAAATGATGCTACAGGGGATGGAACCAAGGAGAAACCTTTTAAAACAGGTCTGAAG gctTTGATGACAGTGGGAAGAGAACCATTTCCTACCATTTACGTAgattcacaaaaagaaaatgag CGATGGGATGTTATTTCTAAATCACAGATGAAGAACATTAAGAAAATGTGGCATAGGGAACAAATGAAGAGTGAGTCCCGGGAAAAGAAAGAG GCAGAAGACAAtttgaggagagagaagaacCTGGAAGAAGCAAAGAAGATTACCATTAAAAACGATCCAAGTCTTCCAGAGCCAAAATGT GTGAAGATTCACGCATTAGAAGGATATAGAGGCCAAAGAGTAAAGGTGTTTGGCTGGGTCCACAGGCTGCGTAGACAAG gAAAGAATTTAATGTTCCTGGTGCTGCGGGATGGTACAGGGTATCTTCAGTGTGTCTTGTCGGATGATctg TGTCAGTGTTACAATGGAGTAGTCTTGTCCACTGAGAGTAGTGTTGCAGTGTATGGAATGCTGAATCTTACCCCAAAGGGCAAGCAG gctCCTGGGGGCCACGAGCTGAGCTGTGACTTCTGGGAGCTGATCGGGTTGGCCCCCGCTGGAGGAGCTGATAACCTGATCAACGAAGAGTCCGATGTTGACGTCCAGCTCAACCACAGACACATGATGATCCGCGGAGAAAACATGTCCAAAATCCTGAGGGCTCGCTCCGTGGTCACCAGGTGCTTTAGAGACCACTTCTTCGACCGGGGCTACTGTGAG GTGACTCCTCCTACATTAGTGCAGACACAAGTGGAGGGAGGTGCCACGCTCTTCAAGCTTGACTATTTTGGGGAAGAGGCCTTTCTGACTCAGTCCTCTCAGCTGTACCTAGAGACCTGCCTCCCAGCGCTGGGGGATGTTTTTTGTATCGCACAGTCGTACAGGGCAGAGCAATCCAGAACACGAAGGCACCTGGCTGA ATACACTCACGTGGAGGCCGAGTGCCCTTTCCTGACCTTTGAGGAGCTCCTGAACCGGCTGGAGGACTTGGTTTGTGACGTGGTAGATAGAGTCTTGAAATCACCTGTGGCGAGCGTAGTGTATGACCTCAACCCG AACTTCAAGCCCCCCAAACGGCCTTTCAAACGGATGAACTATTCAGATGCTATTGTGTGGCTGAAAGAACACAACATAAAGAAAGAAGATGGGACTTTCTATGAATTTGGGGAG GATATCCCAGAAGCTCCTGAGAGACTGATGACGGACACCATTAATGAGCCCATCTTGCTGTGTCGATTTCCTGTGGAGATCAAGTCCTTCTACATGCAGCGATGTCCCGAGGACTCCTGCCTCACCGAATCT GTCGACGTGCTGATGCCCAACGTCGGTGAGATTGTGGGAGGCTCGATGCGTATCTGGGATAGCGAAGAAATTCTGGCGGGCTATAAAAGGGAAGGAATTGACCCCACACCCTACTACTGGTACACAGATCAG agaaaatacGGCACCTGTCCTCATGGAGGATATGGCTTGGGCTTGGAACGATTCTTAACCTGGATTCTGAATAGGTATCACATCCGAGACGTGTGCTTGTACCCGCGCTTCGTCCAGCGCTGCAAGCCGTGA
- the NARS1 gene encoding asparagine--tRNA ligase, cytoplasmic isoform X2 — protein sequence MSLEVTEAAARMVLELYVSDREGNDATGDGTKEKPFKTGLKALMTVGREPFPTIYVDSQKENERWDVISKSQMKNIKKMWHREQMKSESREKKEAEDNLRREKNLEEAKKITIKNDPSLPEPKCVKIHALEGYRGQRVKVFGWVHRLRRQGKNLMFLVLRDGTGYLQCVLSDDLCQCYNGVVLSTESSVAVYGMLNLTPKGKQAPGGHELSCDFWELIGLAPAGGADNLINEESDVDVQLNHRHMMIRGENMSKILRARSVVTRCFRDHFFDRGYCEVTPPTLVQTQVEGGATLFKLDYFGEEAFLTQSSQLYLETCLPALGDVFCIAQSYRAEQSRTRRHLAEYTHVEAECPFLTFEELLNRLEDLVCDVVDRVLKSPVASVVYDLNPNFKPPKRPFKRMNYSDAIVWLKEHNIKKEDGTFYEFGEDIPEAPERLMTDTINEPILLCRFPVEIKSFYMQRCPEDSCLTESVDVLMPNVGEIVGGSMRIWDSEEILAGYKREGIDPTPYYWYTDQRKYGTCPHGGYGLGLERFLTWILNRYHIRDVCLYPRFVQRCKP from the exons ATGTCCTTGGAGGTGACAGAGGCAGCTGCGAGGATGGTACTAG AACTGTACGTCTCGGATCGAGAGGGAAATGATGCTACAGGGGATGGAACCAAGGAGAAACCTTTTAAAACAGGTCTGAAG gctTTGATGACAGTGGGAAGAGAACCATTTCCTACCATTTACGTAgattcacaaaaagaaaatgag CGATGGGATGTTATTTCTAAATCACAGATGAAGAACATTAAGAAAATGTGGCATAGGGAACAAATGAAGAGTGAGTCCCGGGAAAAGAAAGAG GCAGAAGACAAtttgaggagagagaagaacCTGGAAGAAGCAAAGAAGATTACCATTAAAAACGATCCAAGTCTTCCAGAGCCAAAATGT GTGAAGATTCACGCATTAGAAGGATATAGAGGCCAAAGAGTAAAGGTGTTTGGCTGGGTCCACAGGCTGCGTAGACAAG gAAAGAATTTAATGTTCCTGGTGCTGCGGGATGGTACAGGGTATCTTCAGTGTGTCTTGTCGGATGATctg TGTCAGTGTTACAATGGAGTAGTCTTGTCCACTGAGAGTAGTGTTGCAGTGTATGGAATGCTGAATCTTACCCCAAAGGGCAAGCAG gctCCTGGGGGCCACGAGCTGAGCTGTGACTTCTGGGAGCTGATCGGGTTGGCCCCCGCTGGAGGAGCTGATAACCTGATCAACGAAGAGTCCGATGTTGACGTCCAGCTCAACCACAGACACATGATGATCCGCGGAGAAAACATGTCCAAAATCCTGAGGGCTCGCTCCGTGGTCACCAGGTGCTTTAGAGACCACTTCTTCGACCGGGGCTACTGTGAG GTGACTCCTCCTACATTAGTGCAGACACAAGTGGAGGGAGGTGCCACGCTCTTCAAGCTTGACTATTTTGGGGAAGAGGCCTTTCTGACTCAGTCCTCTCAGCTGTACCTAGAGACCTGCCTCCCAGCGCTGGGGGATGTTTTTTGTATCGCACAGTCGTACAGGGCAGAGCAATCCAGAACACGAAGGCACCTGGCTGA ATACACTCACGTGGAGGCCGAGTGCCCTTTCCTGACCTTTGAGGAGCTCCTGAACCGGCTGGAGGACTTGGTTTGTGACGTGGTAGATAGAGTCTTGAAATCACCTGTGGCGAGCGTAGTGTATGACCTCAACCCG AACTTCAAGCCCCCCAAACGGCCTTTCAAACGGATGAACTATTCAGATGCTATTGTGTGGCTGAAAGAACACAACATAAAGAAAGAAGATGGGACTTTCTATGAATTTGGGGAG GATATCCCAGAAGCTCCTGAGAGACTGATGACGGACACCATTAATGAGCCCATCTTGCTGTGTCGATTTCCTGTGGAGATCAAGTCCTTCTACATGCAGCGATGTCCCGAGGACTCCTGCCTCACCGAATCT GTCGACGTGCTGATGCCCAACGTCGGTGAGATTGTGGGAGGCTCGATGCGTATCTGGGATAGCGAAGAAATTCTGGCGGGCTATAAAAGGGAAGGAATTGACCCCACACCCTACTACTGGTACACAGATCAG agaaaatacGGCACCTGTCCTCATGGAGGATATGGCTTGGGCTTGGAACGATTCTTAACCTGGATTCTGAATAGGTATCACATCCGAGACGTGTGCTTGTACCCGCGCTTCGTCCAGCGCTGCAAGCCGTGA